The Brassica napus cultivar Da-Ae chromosome C7, Da-Ae, whole genome shotgun sequence genome has a segment encoding these proteins:
- the LOC111213732 gene encoding transcription factor TCP5-like encodes MRSRDCDEEEIQAKQEGDHNENNNHQVNLNNILQQQNQPSSLSSSRQWTSAFRNPRIVRVSRTFGGKDRHSKVCTVRGLRDRRIRLSVPTAIQLYDLQDRLGLSQPSKVVDWLLEAAKDDVDKLPPLQFPHGFNQMYPNLFFGNSGIGESSSSTSAFPGTNLGFLESYDLGGSSSRTRSRIQETPRESFDLDKGKWIKNDENADHHQDHGFDASHQHFSLTNPYNNSNASSYYNLGHLQHSLDQSGNNVTVAISNVPSNNNNNNLNLPPPSSAGDGSQLFFGPPPPAMSSLFPTYPSFLGASHHQHHHVVDGAGNLQLFRSNANTASQQQMMTGNSSLIRPFHHLMSSNHDTDRHSSDDNDSDS; translated from the coding sequence ATGAGATCAAGAGACTGCGATGAAGAGGAGATTCAAGCAAAGCAAGAAGGAGAtcataatgaaaataataatcatCAAGTAAACTTAAACAACATATTGCAGCAGCAGAATCAGCCTAGTTCGTTATCATCATCGAGGCAATGGACCTCAGCTTTTAGAAATCCAAGAATTGTTCGAGTCTCTAGAACGTTCGGTGGCAAAGATAGACACAGCAAAGTCTGCACAGTCCGTGGCCTTAGAGACCGGAGAATAAGGTTGTCCGTTCCAACAGCAATTCAACTTTACGACCTTCAAGATCGATTAGGGCTGAGTCAGCCAAGCAAAGTCGTTGATTGGCTACTCGAAGCAGCAAAAGATGACGTCGACAAGCTTCCTCCATTACAATTCCCACATGGCTTTAACCAAATGTATCCAAATCTTTTCTTTGGAAACTCAGGAATAggagaatcatcatcatcaacatcagCGTTTCCAGGTACTAATCTTGGGTTCTTGGAGAGTTATGATCTTGGTGGCTCTTCTTCAAGAACAAGATCAAGAATCCAAGAAACACCTAGAGAGAGTTTCGATCTTGATAAAGGGAAATGGATCAAGAACGATGAGAACGCTGACCATCATCAAGATCATGGGTTCGATGCCAGTCATCAACATTTCTCTCTCACCAATCCTTACAACAACAGCAATGCTTCCTCTTATTACAACCTTGGACATCTTCAACACTCGTTAGACCAGTCCGGTAATAACGTTACTGTCGCAATATCCAATGTTCCTAGTAATAATAACAACAATAATCTCAATTTGCCTCCACCGTCGTCTGCTGGAGATGGATCTCAGCTCTTTTTTGGTCCTCCTCCTCCGGCAATGAGCTCTCTATTTCCTACGTATCCATCGTTCCTTGGAGCTTctcatcatcaacatcatcatGTCGTTGATGGAGCAGGAAACCTTCAGCTCTTTAGATCCAATGCTAACACAGCGTCGCAGCAACAGATGATGACGGGTAACTCTAGTTTGATTAGACCGTTTCATCATTTGATGAGCTCGAATCATGATACGGATCGCCATAGTAGTGATGACAATGATTCAGATTCGTGA